In a single window of the Denitromonas sp. genome:
- a CDS encoding VirB3 family type IV secretion system protein yields the protein MEEQRNSPFPLFKGCTRVPTVAGVPMIPLMLMLIVVASIAMSISLWWWLLAPPLWFVMAQITRNDDKAFRIWGLWFDTKWRNGNKAFWGASTYSPSNYRKRRR from the coding sequence ATGGAAGAGCAGCGCAACAGTCCGTTCCCGCTCTTCAAGGGTTGCACCCGCGTGCCTACGGTCGCGGGTGTCCCCATGATCCCGCTCATGCTGATGCTCATCGTGGTCGCCTCGATCGCAATGAGCATCAGCTTGTGGTGGTGGCTCCTGGCCCCGCCGCTTTGGTTCGTCATGGCGCAGATCACGCGCAACGACGACAAGGCGTTCCGGATTTGGGGGCTCTGGTTTGACACGAAGTGGCGCAACGGCAACAAGGCCTTTTGGGGGGCTTCGACCTATAGCCCCAGCAACTACCGGAAGAGAAGGAGATAG
- a CDS encoding TrbC/VirB2 family protein, giving the protein MKLVQTLRRQADKATALVLGAVITSPAFAGTGLSKAKGILETFRDEILTIIPIVAIIALVALGIGYATKFVEKDTFVRWAIGIIIAGSAAQITALFFA; this is encoded by the coding sequence ATGAAACTCGTTCAAACCCTCCGCCGCCAAGCTGACAAGGCCACTGCCCTCGTCCTCGGTGCCGTCATCACCAGCCCGGCGTTCGCCGGCACCGGCCTTTCCAAAGCGAAAGGCATCCTCGAAACCTTCCGTGATGAGATCCTGACGATCATCCCCATCGTCGCCATCATCGCCCTTGTCGCCCTCGGCATCGGTTACGCCACCAAGTTCGTCGAGAAAGACACCTTCGTGCGCTGGGCCATCGGCATCATCATCGCCGGTTCTGCCGCGCAAATCACCGCCCTGTTCTTCGCCTAA
- the korA gene encoding KorA family transcriptional regulator, with translation MKTIEQQSLDLAFELEDVREITVIRRSHKEWYFTFVVDDLVTKRPETYALLTQRGSLRTWSDPRNLFSFLFDRYGVTAGKFKLIEDCKDETRSNPPPPS, from the coding sequence ATGAAAACGATCGAGCAACAGAGCTTAGATCTGGCGTTCGAGCTGGAAGACGTGCGAGAGATCACGGTAATCCGACGCTCGCACAAGGAATGGTATTTCACATTTGTGGTGGATGATCTGGTCACAAAACGCCCGGAAACATACGCCCTGCTGACGCAAAGGGGGAGCCTGCGCACATGGTCTGATCCGCGAAATCTTTTCTCGTTTCTGTTCGATAGATACGGCGTAACAGCCGGCAAGTTCAAACTCATTGAGGACTGTAAAGATGAAACTCGTTCAAACCCTCCGCCGCCAAGCTGA